The window GATAATTTGTCAACGTTGTCGTGTTACCGGCATCTTGTAGCTGGCCAATAATTTTAGTGAAAGAGAGAATCTGACCAGAAAATAAACAACCGAGTTCAAACAATCTCTTTAACAATGCCGGTTTATCTACGCGAGTCAACATCAGAATATCTTTTGAGATGCTTGTTTCGATCAAAGCATCCTTTATATAGTTTTTCCAACGTTCTTCGTCATTAATAAGCGAGGCAGAACCCGGATATCCTCCGAAATAAACATATTGCTCAATCGACCACTGGAACGCGGCCTGCATTTCAGCAAAAGACCAATGACCGAGATAAAACGTTTCGAAACGTCCTGCCAATGACTCTGTGAGTCCTTTCTGAATCAATAATCGGGAAGATCCCAGTAAAATTACTTTGATATTGATATTTTCTCGCGTATCCTTATCCCATTGCTGCTTGACGATCTCACTCCAATTTTCAATCTTCTGAATCTCATCGACCACTAGCAGATATTCCGGCACATTTGCAGCCTTCATTCTAAACCTAGCTGTCTCCCAAACCTGAGTCAACCATGCCGAGTTAGTTGCCGACACGGCATCCGCAGATTCATACACATAAGGTAATGAAAGTTTCTGCAGCAATTGATTTACCATCGTGGTTTTACCCACCTGACGAGGCTCAAGGATTACCTGTATGAACTTTCGTGGTTCTTCGATCCTTGCTTGAATCTCCTTATATAAGGACGTTCGTACATAACAAAACAAATTACTCAGTAACTTATGCAAGTTACTCAATACTTTTGTGATTACAAAATATAGACCAATGTTTGAATTTAGGTGATCGCAAAAATGAAAGGCAAATATTGTGGAGTCACTGCGTAAAAGACAAAACTCAGAGCAACGGCAGACAACGCTACAAATGCAAACATTGCCATAGGAAAAAACAGGCACTATAATTACAACGCTACCGAAAAGGAATCAACAGTAAGATCGTAACATTGACCAAAGAGGGAGTCAGTACCGAAGTACGACTAAGATTCTGGATATCTCCCTGACAAACACTACTTAGCAGGATTGTACAGATTACCCATACACACTTTTGTCTTCCGGTCATTAATCAAAAGATCTATAAAGTGGATGGAATAAAGAGCCTTGTACGAAGATAGTCCGAACACATCTGGATAGTATAACAGAAAATCCAAACAGGTAGTCAGTAACAATCTCGGTCCACGAACAAATGCTACCCTTAACATTGTCCTCAAAACACTCCATCTATCCGATACAAAACGGGGTTATACCGATAGATTAAAAAACTATCGTTCTCTAATTGAGACAAAAATCCATCGGACGTCATTATACGAAATCAATCATATCGAACGACATAACTTGACGATCCGGACACATCTGAAACGGTTAGCTCGTAAAACCATCTGCGTCAGCAAGAGCGCTGTCATTCTGTCGGCAATCTTGAAAATTTATTTCTGGGGGGGGCAGCTAAAATCTATTTTATCATACAATTATAGAATTGAATTTTATTCATGTCTATCTAGTTGTTTAATAGAATCCGATTTTAAGGCAGCAACTCACAAACTATTTGCTACCAATAACCTCAGGAGTCATCATGTCGTTATAAACAAAATTCAATGTTT of the Alistipes senegalensis JC50 genome contains:
- a CDS encoding ATP-binding protein; its protein translation is MHKLLSNLFCYVRTSLYKEIQARIEEPRKFIQVILEPRQVGKTTMVNQLLQKLSLPYVYESADAVSATNSAWLTQVWETARFRMKAANVPEYLLVVDEIQKIENWSEIVKQQWDKDTRENINIKVILLGSSRLLIQKGLTESLAGRFETFYLGHWSFAEMQAAFQWSIEQYVYFGGYPGSASLINDEERWKNYIKDALIETSISKDILMLTRVDKPALLKRLFELGCLFSGQILSFTKIIGQLQDAGNTTTLTNYLKLLSDCGLLGGLEKYAGNVIWQRSSSPKFQVYNNAQLTSQSDETFEDTVVNPKLWGRLVESSVGAHLMNHSISDRYNLYYWREGNFEVDFVLEKGGKVIGLEVKSGAHADNEGMSVFAEKFQPDKVLLVGTGGIPYDEFLKISPKELF